From one Desulfonatronum sp. SC1 genomic stretch:
- a CDS encoding CoB--CoM heterodisulfide reductase iron-sulfur subunit B family protein — MQYAWFPGCKAPFHLPEYLSSSRAALRALGMAVRDVEFNCCGYPIRHHDAEAALVSAARNFALAQNAGLDILTPCKCCFGALKHALHVFQRSPVLLDRANALLAEEGLAFSGTISVDHILSALKREIGPEAIRRAVTRPLSGLKVAAHYGCHALRPSAVTGFDDPGSPRVFEDLLLALGAEPVAWPLRLECCGAPLRGRNDRVSDALMHKKIQSVRESGADVLCTACTYCQTQFRDEQRMLPGRRVPAVLFTQLLGLALGCPPESLGLDANRERWFLDQMG; from the coding sequence ATGCAGTATGCGTGGTTTCCGGGGTGCAAGGCGCCGTTTCATTTGCCTGAATACTTGAGTTCGTCGCGTGCGGCGCTGCGGGCTTTGGGCATGGCCGTGCGGGACGTGGAGTTCAACTGCTGCGGATACCCGATCCGCCATCACGACGCGGAAGCGGCCCTGGTCTCGGCGGCCAGGAATTTCGCCCTGGCCCAAAATGCCGGACTGGACATCCTGACTCCGTGCAAATGCTGCTTCGGGGCATTGAAACACGCGCTGCATGTTTTTCAGCGCAGTCCAGTGCTCCTGGACAGGGCCAACGCGCTGCTGGCCGAAGAAGGGCTGGCCTTTTCCGGGACGATCAGTGTTGATCACATTCTGTCCGCCTTGAAACGGGAGATCGGGCCGGAAGCGATCCGTCGCGCGGTGACCAGGCCCCTGTCCGGGCTGAAGGTGGCGGCCCACTACGGCTGCCACGCCCTGCGACCGTCCGCGGTGACCGGGTTCGACGATCCCGGGTCGCCCCGCGTTTTCGAGGATCTGCTGTTGGCCCTGGGGGCCGAGCCCGTTGCCTGGCCCTTGCGCCTGGAGTGCTGCGGGGCGCCGCTGCGAGGGCGCAACGACAGGGTCTCGGACGCCTTGATGCACAAGAAGATCCAAAGCGTCCGCGAGTCCGGGGCGGATGTCCTGTGTACGGCCTGCACCTATTGCCAGACGCAGTTCCGGGACGAGCAGCGCATGCTTCCGGGAAGGCGCGTTCCAGCCGTGCTTTTTACCCAGTTGCTGGGCCTGGCCCTGGGCTGCCCGCCGGAATCCCTCGGGCTTGACGCTAACCGGGAGAGATGGTTTCTCGACCAAATGGGGTAG
- a CDS encoding 4Fe-4S dicluster domain-containing protein — MTLYLFLLSTALALCAGGILAKAARWVVPRAGLRPLPPPSGSHAKKPSRSAPASILPGAARMIRTLVLDILFQGHLLREGSPRRWAMHFCIFAGFTGLIVMHALEGFISEPFFPDYQPTLNPYRLLRNLFGALALGGLLIACYRRIILRDIRRTTTFEDVFTLGLLIVIIVSGFAHEALKIMSPRSFDRMVEQYYPLRDQEDIDALGDFWGLRFGVVFTDREISAERIEPGKEVHELFCMYCHAPPASAFVSYPLSRALRPMGRPLETNSGDVVVWWVHVLSVFAALAWLPFGKLFHIVSTPLGLLIRSPDPAREAAAPRPVSGVKRAVGLDACVHCGICSRHCSVLPAYLAMGNPNILPSEKVGAMRRLLAARNAAGPDLEAFSEGGFICTECMRCTEVCPARINLQDLWLVSKQFAADQGQPERYVRLRRSLSETGHQLKPSGEPAWTPPISSPRHPLLSDRSRTFQACLNCSVCTGVCPVVSALDIPDRDRDVSPHQLMNLVRQGMIREACASRMLWNCTTCYQCQEHCPDGIKVADILYELRDLAHREAKEKDEG; from the coding sequence ATGACCCTCTACCTGTTCCTGCTCTCTACGGCCCTGGCGCTGTGCGCCGGGGGGATTCTGGCCAAGGCGGCGCGCTGGGTGGTTCCGCGGGCCGGACTGCGGCCCCTCCCGCCTCCGTCCGGGTCGCATGCCAAAAAGCCCTCGCGATCCGCTCCGGCTTCCATCCTGCCCGGCGCCGCGCGCATGATTCGGACCCTGGTCCTGGACATCCTGTTCCAGGGGCACCTGCTCCGGGAAGGCAGCCCGAGACGATGGGCCATGCATTTCTGCATCTTCGCCGGGTTCACGGGGCTGATCGTGATGCACGCCCTGGAGGGATTCATCTCCGAACCGTTTTTTCCGGACTATCAGCCCACCCTCAATCCGTACCGCTTGCTGCGCAACCTCTTTGGAGCTCTGGCCCTGGGCGGGCTGCTCATTGCCTGTTACAGGCGGATAATTCTGCGGGACATCCGCAGGACAACCACCTTCGAAGACGTGTTTACCCTGGGGCTGCTGATCGTGATCATTGTTTCCGGCTTCGCCCATGAGGCCTTGAAGATCATGTCCCCGCGGTCATTCGACCGGATGGTCGAACAGTACTACCCCCTGCGCGACCAGGAGGATATCGACGCCCTTGGCGATTTCTGGGGGCTGCGTTTCGGCGTGGTCTTCACCGACCGGGAAATCTCGGCCGAGCGGATCGAACCGGGCAAAGAAGTGCATGAACTCTTCTGCATGTATTGCCACGCTCCCCCGGCTTCGGCCTTTGTCTCCTATCCCTTGTCCAGGGCGTTGCGGCCGATGGGACGGCCACTTGAGACGAACAGCGGGGACGTGGTCGTCTGGTGGGTGCATGTGTTGTCCGTGTTCGCGGCCCTGGCCTGGCTGCCCTTTGGCAAGCTTTTCCATATCGTCTCCACGCCCCTGGGGCTGCTGATCCGCTCTCCTGATCCGGCCCGAGAGGCCGCCGCGCCGCGACCCGTCTCCGGAGTGAAGCGCGCCGTGGGGTTGGACGCCTGCGTGCATTGCGGAATTTGCAGCCGCCATTGCAGCGTGCTCCCGGCCTACCTGGCCATGGGCAACCCGAACATCCTGCCGTCGGAAAAGGTGGGGGCCATGCGGCGTTTACTCGCGGCGCGAAACGCGGCTGGGCCGGATCTGGAGGCCTTTTCCGAAGGCGGGTTCATCTGCACCGAGTGCATGCGCTGCACCGAAGTTTGCCCCGCACGGATCAATCTGCAGGATCTCTGGCTGGTGTCCAAGCAGTTCGCGGCGGATCAGGGACAACCGGAACGCTACGTGCGTTTGCGCCGTTCCTTGAGCGAGACCGGTCACCAATTGAAACCGTCGGGCGAGCCGGCCTGGACCCCGCCCATCTCCTCCCCGCGCCACCCCCTGTTGTCGGACCGGTCCCGGACCTTTCAGGCCTGCCTGAATTGTTCCGTCTGCACCGGAGTCTGCCCCGTGGTCTCGGCCCTGGACATTCCGGACCGGGACCGAGACGTCTCCCCGCACCAGCTCATGAACCTCGTCCGTCAGGGCATGATCCGCGAAGCCTGCGCATCCAGGATGCTCTGGAACTGCACGACCTGTTACCAGTGCCAGGAGCACTGCCCCGACGGGATCAAGGTGGCGGATATTCTGTATGAGCTGCGGGATTTGGCCCACCGGGAGGCGAAAGAGAAGGATGAGGGATGA
- the glpB gene encoding glycerol-3-phosphate dehydrogenase subunit GlpB translates to MTSSVDAYDLLVIGSGMAGMAAAAFAGRKGLRVVLAGSSGQSHFSSGLLDLLAVHPVAEGKVWDDPFQALEALISDDPDHPYALLGSETVRRSFALFCDMLKDLGLPYTGHADRNASVITTLGTVKRTFRVPAWMWNAERGLRDNPAALMVDFTGLKGFSAARITQTLAPRWPNLTPVRLSFPLPGPLYPEHMAAALEVGAHRATLAGMLARRLRGVEMVGFPAILGIADPGTVHEDMERLLGARVFEVPTMPPSVTGLRLKAAFEAAAPGLGIRVMNQKLVRNVVRDKDWFQADIGTRESETSVRARFAILATGRFFGKGLLARRTGVVETVFGLPVEQPGDRTAWHDEAFLSGNGHAINRAGLRVDSRFRPLNNDGLPAHERLYAVGSILAGQDWARQKCGSGLAVATAYAAVRDMLAQ, encoded by the coding sequence ATGACGTCTTCCGTGGATGCGTACGACCTCCTGGTCATTGGTTCGGGCATGGCCGGGATGGCCGCCGCGGCCTTTGCCGGTCGGAAGGGGCTGCGGGTCGTGCTGGCGGGCTCGTCCGGTCAGTCCCATTTTTCCAGCGGCCTGCTGGATTTGCTGGCCGTGCATCCGGTTGCCGAGGGCAAGGTCTGGGACGATCCGTTTCAGGCCCTGGAAGCCTTGATCAGCGACGACCCGGACCATCCCTACGCCCTGCTGGGCTCGGAGACCGTTCGTCGGTCTTTTGCCTTATTCTGCGATATGTTGAAGGACCTGGGCCTGCCCTATACAGGCCATGCCGACCGCAACGCCTCCGTGATCACCACTTTGGGCACGGTCAAGAGGACCTTCCGGGTCCCGGCCTGGATGTGGAACGCGGAACGCGGTCTGCGGGACAACCCCGCAGCCCTGATGGTCGATTTCACCGGGCTCAAGGGCTTCAGCGCGGCGCGGATCACCCAGACCCTGGCCCCTCGCTGGCCGAACCTTACGCCTGTCCGCCTCTCCTTCCCCCTGCCCGGCCCCCTGTATCCGGAGCATATGGCCGCGGCCCTGGAGGTCGGGGCGCACCGGGCAACCTTGGCCGGGATGCTGGCAAGGCGCCTCCGGGGCGTTGAAATGGTGGGTTTTCCTGCGATACTCGGCATTGCCGATCCCGGGACCGTCCATGAGGACATGGAGCGCCTGCTGGGCGCGCGGGTGTTCGAAGTGCCGACAATGCCCCCGTCCGTGACCGGTTTGCGCCTGAAAGCGGCCTTCGAGGCAGCCGCGCCAGGCTTGGGAATCCGGGTTATGAACCAGAAACTGGTCCGGAATGTTGTCCGGGACAAAGACTGGTTCCAGGCGGACATCGGCACCCGGGAGTCGGAAACGTCCGTCCGGGCACGTTTTGCCATTCTCGCCACCGGGCGGTTTTTTGGAAAAGGCTTGCTGGCGCGGCGCACGGGCGTCGTTGAGACGGTGTTCGGCCTGCCCGTGGAGCAGCCCGGGGACCGGACGGCGTGGCATGACGAGGCGTTTTTGTCCGGCAACGGCCATGCGATCAACCGGGCCGGGCTGCGCGTTGATTCCCGGTTCAGACCGCTGAACAACGATGGCCTCCCCGCGCATGAGCGCCTGTACGCCGTGGGCTCCATCCTGGCGGGCCAGGACTGGGCGCGCCAGAAATGCGGTTCCGGCCTGGCCGTCGCCACCGCCTACGCCGCTGTCCGGGACATGCTCGCACAGTGA